A window of Rosa rugosa chromosome 7, drRosRugo1.1, whole genome shotgun sequence genomic DNA:
CCTACTTCCGAGCAGACGAATATAATCTTACTAAATCAACAGCATTATATATGCTTCAATAGATAGAAATTAAGTATTAAGACGTCTGTCATTTCAAAGGGACCAAGATCAACAGCAGAAAGATCCTGATGTTATTATAGTCCTAAGATCCCTGATGTCGTTCTCAAGGATAATGTAACAAGTTTGAAATGTAGAAAGCTTGAAGATTAGTTTTAGTCAATAGATCGTCTCACACACACTCTCACAGCacaaaattatatattatatacccAAACTTACAAAATATTTGCTTTTCCAAATAGGTTATGGCTAGAGTTATGGTTGAACAAATAAATTCATAAACAAACCAGCTCTAAAATGTAAAGAACTTACCATTACAGAAATGGAATCGTCCACCACAGACTCCAGTTGTAAACGATAactgagaaaaataaaatttgatacACGTGAAATACTCTAAACAGTTTAATAAATATGAAGAGTAAGTTAATACTAGGCTCAGCTAATAGATAGAAGTAAAAGTAACATGCCATAAACCAAAGGTGCATAAATTCTCCAAAATAAATTTCACTTTTATACATTAATCTGCATACATCTATCTGAAACCAAAAGGCCAACAGAGAAGTGGTTTAAtcgtaaaaaataaaaataaaacaaaacagaacAAAACAGTAAATGACAACAATAGAGTACCTCAGGTGACACCTTGAAAGATGAATGAATGAGGAGGGAAATACATTGGAAATAGGAACTCCTAGTAACGACTTGATTAACTTTTGCTTTGTACGAAGAAATAACATCAGACTGGAGAGATCTGAACTTGTTGAGCATATCCTCATGCTTCATACGAATGGAACCCACAACGGCAATGTGGGGATCAACCTCCGGGCCGCCGAATTCAGTCCGCAGTCCCACCATCACTTTCTTAATCCTGAGAGACACATCATCTGATGGGATTGCCCACACCGAATATGAGTAAGTTTTCTTTTCAACCATATAATGACCGACTGGTGGAGAAGGGTACTCAAATACAGAAAATTCAGCCTGTAAAAGAGCATGAAAACAACTATAATTTGCAACAATTCTACATTTTTGaaccataaaagtaaatatAATATCAACATCCATATTGATACATATTTGATCAAGCATAGGGATGGAAAAAAGAACAGTAAGAACTATACAATGGGTGTAGAATTATCTTTGCTCTTGGGTTTGCTGCCTCCCAATACTGAAACTATACTGCTCACATACACAATAGCAGTAGAGTCAGTCCGCTCGCTTCGAATGGGAAGATTTTTAAGGTTTTTGGTACCGAGATTATAAGAGAATATAAGTCCGCTATAATCAGTGTCGTATGGATcattcaaaagaacctcatcgCTCTTCCAAAATATCAACGGTTCCACATGGAGGTCAAAAGTTATGTGTTTTGTCCAAGCACCACCGTTGTGACCACCAAATTCATCTATCACCCATATTCCATATGATGATAGCTGACAGATTTGTCTTCCCAGAAGAGCAACGGAGTCCTTCCACACTAAAAGGCTCACAAAGAAATAATTTTTTGATGGATAATCAAATTCATCCGGTAACATTATATTATGAAATAGCTCATCCCCAGTATCAAACATAATGATAACTTCCCTAATGAATTGCTCCTCGGCTTCATCAAGCACATCCAATTCCTTATGTTGCTCATGTCCCTGCCAAAAACACATATCCTTGAAGTGCATCTGGAATTGTTCGGGCCAAAGAATGGTAGTTTCTGTTTCTAACGAATCAGTCCTGATCTCTCTCCAAGAATCAGTACCCAGGGTATAGACAGCTGCTTTGGGAGGATTATAAATGCTAAATCCATCAGGTGTAGATAATTCTGGAGCAGGAAATCCAATGTTAATAACTTTATATTCGTTAAAGTTCGGATCGTGTCCAAATCCTAAACCATCTCTGAACCGGAATAAGGGGCTACATGGCCAATCGGAATCTGGAAGGTGTGGAGAGGGTGGAAGAAGCTTATATTCATGAATTGCTGGGTTACATAAAATCACCTCACCAGATACTGCTTGAGCTAGACAAATGATCCCGTTACAGTGGCCTATAATTATAAGCGAGTCGTTCGGAGTCTTTACACCGGTAGGAAACGGAATATGGAATTCCTGGATACTAGAAAGAACACTATGCTCGTCATGCACGCCATCAACATCATTATCTTCATCATTTCGAAAATGAAGGAATGAGAACAACTCTTCAGTCTCGTCAGGGTTGGTATCCTTACGGACTTCACGTTTCATAAGAACACTAGTGGAGAGATTGTTGTGCGTGGAATTGGAGAGGTGCTTAGCTACGAACCTGGGACTGGTGATCAGAGCATACCACCTTTTAGAGACGCACTGGAATCGCTTCAGAGATTTGGGTGGCAGAATTGATAGGATTTGCTCCACCACATCTAATTCATCAATAGTTTTGCCAAACTCGAACGTCATTTCATATAGATCTTGTCCTGCTGGATTGTCATTATATAACACAATCAGAAAACAATATATACGAAGACTCAAGTCAACCGGTTTCTGACCTTATTCTCAACACTTGAACGCACAAGTTCAAGAATGTGAAATTGAAACTGATTCGAAAACAAGTGCACAGAGAATAAGAATGCACAATTACCTTTGTCCTGAATAAAAAGAGTAGAAGGAACAAATGGAGAAGAGGATGTCGAGAGAGAGATTCGATCAAGATGGAGCTGCACTTCGAGAGCTGGAGAAATAATTAGGGATTCAGAGAGTTCAGACTCCAAACCCAATTGTATGGCAAAGTCCCCCTTTAAAAAGCCCAACAGTAAAGTccccttatttttttttaaataattaataatattaatatagGTGGGAGTAACACTATCCCAACCTAACAGGTGCCTTTacctttctttaaaaaaaatatatatatatatatatatatatatatatatgagtttcAGAATGTGCTTCATTTGACGGATCTTAAAAATTTGAACTCAACTTTGGAAAATTGTAAAAGAAACTTTTGGGTCAAGATTTTTTTATGGTCTGTTAATTATAGAATCACttgaaaattataaaaaaatgaGGCGGAAAagtttttgtgagaaaattatgaGAACATATTATTTTGGCTAAAAAAATTGTGTGTCCACAGTTTTGGGTGGAATCATGGTTTTAgacaaaaaaattattttggagaAGATGATTTCAGGGTTGTTTCCTACAGAGTTGGGATAGCATATCCATCTTTCGGCAATGGCGGCTCTACACTATGACAAGTGGGCTGAAGCccttagtaaaaaaaaaaaaaaaaacaaaaattctttcttttctctaatAAAACATACTTTACAATAGTACAAACTAGCAAATgttgcccgcgctttgctgcgggggTTACAGTTGTTCATATCTTATTTAGAAAGGTAAGTGATTATTGATGGGGTGTCGATTGTTCGTGATCGATTGGTGGAAAACATAGGCATAGCAAAAACCAATTCGTTTGTGCAAGAGCATGCTATCATAATCAACATAAAAAACAGAGATAAAAAAGCAAGAGAgcaggccaaaaaaaaaaaaaaaatgtaagacGTAAATTGGAATGAAAAGAAAGATTATAACATATTATTGATATATATTTAGTTTTACATTGTTTACTTTGAATCATACCTAATACAAAAATGCTGGTTCTACAAATTTGTCATTCATTAACCTAGCAGGAGTAACTGACAGATACTGTTAAGCACAGCAGCTGCATTGCATCTTCAAAAACAGCAGCTGCATTGTATCTTCAAAACATAAGATTGGTTCAGTTATAGCTGCTGAATCAACTGAAGTTTGTTTACAAAAGGTTATACTGGAGCTGTTTCAAAAATTGGTTATTCCAGTGTACAAAATGCTTCAGTTGGTTAGTTGACTAAAGTTATACCAAAAATTGTAGTCAATGCAGCTTCTACTTGTTAGTTACATATGTACAAAAGAGTGATGCATGTTTACTGCTCGTTTTCCTTGTTATGTTCTTCTTTTGCCAGTGATGATGAAGTGGCGCTTCCTTGTTCTGGTTCCCTATCAGTTTAAACAGAAGTATTATGTAATTAAAAGTAGCATGTCAATAAGAAATGTATGCTTTTATATAGAAACTTGCGTGGTAATGTAATATATATTTACCTCCTGATTTTCTTCTCTGGGTCAGAAATGAATAATGTCCTTTTGCTTGCCTCAattgatctttttttttgggtgaggGGACGATCTGGTGTGTTCCTGGTTCTTCTTCTGTTGATGGCAGGGAAACTTGTGTAGCCGGAAAAATGTTGCTGACAATCACTTCTTCTGGGTCAGGTAGTTTTCACCAATTGTTCTCTGAATTTCCTTTGGAACTGTTTGTTTGGTTGAATACATGCTGTTGTTGACCAAGTCCTGACATTTGCTGCCAAATAACTGTTCAGCCTGTCTTCCCATGAGCACAACTGTTGCTTGGTTTGTATCATCCTCAATTGTCATATATACTCTGTAACTGTACATAAAAGAATGAACTGTTACAATGAAATGTAGATGACAGATTACCTGTTTTCAAATGTAGAATAATTTTTGTTAAAAGCTATTTTCGCTAAGCAGAGTCTTTACCATGGGAGAGGCGTTTGTACGTCATGACGACTACAGCTGAGCTGATTAGTATCCTCTTTTTGCTTGAGTTCCTTGCGGCAGGTCAGGCAACCTTTGTACCACCAACTGTTGTATGTAGGAAATCTACAAATCCATGCATTGCAGTAAAGCGCTTGTTGTTGCAATGTGTACATAGTCTTAAAATATAGCTGCATTTATAAAGCATGTTGAAGCAAAACAATAAagttggaggaaaaaaaaatcttgtttGTACCTGGTATTCATGCAGATTAACGGTATTGAGCTGTGacgctgttttttttttttgcatgatCTTTGGCTTCTTGGTGGAGTGGTTGCTTGGATGGAGTTGGTAGCAACTTCCGCTTATGACTTATCCCCTGCTTTTGAGAATCTGCAATGTTTTTCATTTTATCGGTGTACACATTTACACATGAAGCAATTGAGTTTAATGGATTGTgaatttattaatattaatagACTATGATTTTGTGATGATAAAAACACTTACTCTTCCTCGTAGTCTTCTCTTTGGCCAATGTCTGGATCAATGATTATGCAGCTGTGATTTGTGATGGAGTTGGTTGTTCTATAAATTGGATAGTAATTGTAACAATTTTATTAAATGTTTCAAATTTATAGTTACGTTGAAATAGAGCAATCCTCAAGCTAGTAAATACTGCTACTACTGGTGGAGGCAAATTGTAAATTGCATCCAGATCGAACTCTCTTGCAGTATCCCCCCAAAGTGTTATCTTCACAGCTTCTCTACTGCATTGAAAAGTTTATTGGTTATTTTTATTAGGGAAAATAGC
This region includes:
- the LOC133720527 gene encoding uncharacterized protein LOC133720527 isoform X2; this encodes MQKRLHIILLPLFLCVLVNTILISYSYSDCWNSVQSDCLTALNSALEVQLHLDRISLSTSSSPFVPSTLFIQDKGQDLYEMTFEFGKTIDELDVVEQILSILPPKSLKRFQCVSKRWYALITSPRFVAKHLSNSTHNNLSTSVLMKREVRKDTNPDETEELFSFLHFRNDEDNDVDGVHDEHSVLSSIQEFHIPFPTGVKTPNDSLIIIGHCNGIICLAQAVSGEVILCNPAIHEYKLLPPSPHLPDSDWPCSPLFRFRDGLGFGHDPNFNEYKVINIGFPAPELSTPDGFSIYNPPKAAVYTLGTDSWREIRTDSLETETTILWPEQFQMHFKDMCFWQGHEQHKELDVLDEAEEQFIREVIIMFDTGDELFHNIMLPDEFDYPSKNYFFVSLLVWKDSVALLGRQICQLSSYGIWVIDEFGGHNGGAWTKHITFDLHVEPLIFWKSDEVLLNDPYDTDYSGLIFSYNLGTKNLKNLPIRSERTDSTAIVYVSSIVSVLGGSKPKSKDNSTPIAEFSVFEYPSPPVGHYMVEKKTYSYSVWAIPSDDVSLRIKKVMVGLRTEFGGPEVDPHIAVVGSIRMKHEDMLNKFRSLQSDVISSYKAKVNQVVTRSSYFQCISLLIHSSFKVSPELSFTTGVCGGRFHFCNEVRPHLSLLYGYLTEEERKKAQEKVSYLDEGLSSLSFFITRLALYKIDYKDRSLKSWEKIADYPLQFE
- the LOC133720527 gene encoding uncharacterized protein LOC133720527 isoform X1, with amino-acid sequence MQKRLHIILLPLFLCVLVNTILISYSYSDCWNSVQSDCLTALNSALEVQLHLDRISLSTSSSPFVPSTLFIQDKAGQDLYEMTFEFGKTIDELDVVEQILSILPPKSLKRFQCVSKRWYALITSPRFVAKHLSNSTHNNLSTSVLMKREVRKDTNPDETEELFSFLHFRNDEDNDVDGVHDEHSVLSSIQEFHIPFPTGVKTPNDSLIIIGHCNGIICLAQAVSGEVILCNPAIHEYKLLPPSPHLPDSDWPCSPLFRFRDGLGFGHDPNFNEYKVINIGFPAPELSTPDGFSIYNPPKAAVYTLGTDSWREIRTDSLETETTILWPEQFQMHFKDMCFWQGHEQHKELDVLDEAEEQFIREVIIMFDTGDELFHNIMLPDEFDYPSKNYFFVSLLVWKDSVALLGRQICQLSSYGIWVIDEFGGHNGGAWTKHITFDLHVEPLIFWKSDEVLLNDPYDTDYSGLIFSYNLGTKNLKNLPIRSERTDSTAIVYVSSIVSVLGGSKPKSKDNSTPIAEFSVFEYPSPPVGHYMVEKKTYSYSVWAIPSDDVSLRIKKVMVGLRTEFGGPEVDPHIAVVGSIRMKHEDMLNKFRSLQSDVISSYKAKVNQVVTRSSYFQCISLLIHSSFKVSPELSFTTGVCGGRFHFCNEVRPHLSLLYGYLTEEERKKAQEKVSYLDEGLSSLSFFITRLALYKIDYKDRSLKSWEKIADYPLQFE